One Coprobacter fastidiosus genomic window, CGGAATGCCGTCATATTGACGTTCGCTCAATTCAAGATCACGGATGATTTCGACATAAAATTTTTTGTAAAAAGAATCCGATGTACTTTCATTCATATCGACAGAGCCTCCGAAATGTCCGGAATAACGTGCCCACCAGCACATTTGGTTATAATTGAGCTCTGCCATGGCATTGATTGTCTTATATACCGATCCCGGAAAGATACTTTCCATATTCGCTTCGTATATTTTATTGGGATTGATATTTATATCTTCGAAGTTATCGGTGCAGGAAACCGCAGTGCCCAATGCGATGGCTGTACAGATAGATATTATTGTTTTTTTCATAAATGTGTTTGTTTAGAATGATACTTTCAGGTCAAAACCATAATTTGCCGAAGGCAGGGCAAAACCCATTTCAAGACCTTGTCCGTTGCTTGTCGTACTTGTAGCTTCCGGGTCGAGTCCTCTCGGCGTATTTTGGAGTATGATTGCCAGGTTACGCCCGACTGCTGCTATACGTGCCGATTTGAACGGGGTTTTTCTCAAGAATTTTTTCGGCAGATTATATCCGATACTTACTTCACGCAATTTGATGTAAGAAGCGTCATATACATATCTGCTTAGTTGTCTGGAAGATTCTCCTTGCCAGTAGTTTTGCGGTTCGTAGGCTATATTGCACGGTTGGCCGGCCCAGAATGCTACACTTTCATTGTACACCCGATTGGGAGCATATACGCCTTTGGGACGTGATGCATCTATATATGGGACATAGTTGGCTGCGTAGTCGGTATTGGCCTTGTTTGTGTATTGCGGTTGCAAAAAGCCCCGGCGTTCTTCTGTATTTTCTCCGACAATCAGATTACTGTAAAGATATTCTTCACGACCGTCCAAAGATTGTACCGTGAGTCCGTTACGAGATCCTTCATATCCCGAATAAGACCAAACTTTACCGCCTTTTTTGAAGTCGAAGTGGAATCCGAAGTCTAAGTCTCTCCATCTGAATTTATTACTCCATCCTCCGATCCAGTCGGGAGATACCGAGCCGAAATAGTGATCGACCTCTTGAGCATAACGGCCTTCTGCATTTACAAGGAACTGGCCTTGCTCATTTCTTACCGGATCGGTACCATACATTTGTCCGTAAGGTTTACCGACTTCGGCATATACCTGTACGCCGTTCAGTCCGTTCCATGAGGTCAACATATAACGGCTTACTCCGTCGATGAGCGATACGACTTCCGAATTATTTTTCGACCAGTTAAGAGATGTTGTCCATTCGAAATCTTTTGTTCTTACCGGTGTTCCGGTCACTGTGAGTTCTGTTCCCCAGTTCCGTATTTCTCCGGCATTGAACATCAGTTGATTAGCTCCACGTGCTGCAGTAACATCTGCCCGTACGATTTGGTCGAAAGTAGATTTATCATAATAAGTAACATCTATATTCAAACGATTTTTGAAGAAACGGAGGTCAGCTCCGACTTCCCATGAACGAGTCGTTTCCGGCTTTATATTCGGATTTTTTTCCAGATTATCGCGTTCGAACCAAGACATGTCCAGATAAGAACCTTTATAGCTGTAACTGCTATATAACATGTCGAATCCGGTATCATTACCCACTTTTGCAATAGAACCTCGGATTTTACCGAATGATAACACTTTGTTGATAGCTGTGTTTTTTAGTAATTCACTGAATACAAAGCTGATACTTCCGGAGGGATAAAAATAAGACCAATTGCCGCGACCTAAAGCGGAGGACCAGTCGTTGCGTCCGGTTACGTCCAAATAGATAAAGTCTCCATATCCGAAGCTGGCAGTAGCGAATACCGATTCTTTTGTTTTTTTGTTATATCCTGTAGTCGCTTTTATTTGAGCGGCATTGTTTTCGAGGCTCTTTACATCAGGTTGCATCAGTGCATTTACCCGGTCTTGGATCTTTTTGCTTTGTTGCGTACGCACCGAACCTCCGAAATTGGCATTGATGCTGAACTTTTTAATTCGTTTGTTATACATCAACAAGGCTTCGTAGTTGTTGTTATATGAATTTTCCTGAAATTCGTCGTATTGTCCGTCGACATCGAACGGAGAGTTGTAGTTGGAGAATGTCCATCCCGATCCGGTCTGTATATCCGTTGCTCCCCGTAATCTGAGTCTTAATCCTTTGTAAAGATCGAAATTCAATGTAATATCACCGAAGAACCATTGTTTGGTATCTGCATTCGAGGTTTCGTGCA contains:
- a CDS encoding SusC/RagA family TonB-linked outer membrane protein; translated protein: MKHLKNRKTESTGAYHHPVLRFALFLLIAFLSFGTTFAQNSTIKVNGTVVDENGDVIIGANISVVGGTASTVTNIEGKFSIQVKENSLIRVSFIGYKAQNVRIDKNKKDIKVTLAEDTKKLDEVVVTALGISRDAKSLGYARQSIDIGTTTEVRDANLLNMLSGKVSGVQFISAGGPTSSTRVVIRGNNSLTGNNQPLYVIDGIPIMNEMGEVDDMDYGNAANNINPDDIESIEVLKGANAAALYGSDGANGVILITTKKASRKAGLGVSYGFNMMFNTLYQYPMYQNVYGSGNSGQLHTGINTYDKSWYAPSLPYGMANLTTDYSQLCFGMPMLGFDVIGRNGQVKKYVPGDNNISGLYQTGYMMTNSVSIDKVAEIASIRFSYTNTHGNDILEGFNERDRHAFNLRTTMKLKKWLSIDVNTRYTIDNVDNRAFRNNSNRNPIYMLTQVPRDVSYEELSDYKNPDGTPHSFRGFQNPYWSMHETSNADTKQWFFGDITLNFDLYKGLRLRLRGATDIQTGSGWTFSNYNSPFDVDGQYDEFQENSYNNNYEALLMYNKRIKKFSINANFGGSVRTQQSKKIQDRVNALMQPDVKSLENNAAQIKATTGYNKKTKESVFATASFGYGDFIYLDVTGRNDWSSALGRGNWSYFYPSGSISFVFSELLKNTAINKVLSFGKIRGSIAKVGNDTGFDMLYSSYSYKGSYLDMSWFERDNLEKNPNIKPETTRSWEVGADLRFFKNRLNIDVTYYDKSTFDQIVRADVTAARGANQLMFNAGEIRNWGTELTVTGTPVRTKDFEWTTSLNWSKNNSEVVSLIDGVSRYMLTSWNGLNGVQVYAEVGKPYGQMYGTDPVRNEQGQFLVNAEGRYAQEVDHYFGSVSPDWIGGWSNKFRWRDLDFGFHFDFKKGGKVWSYSGYEGSRNGLTVQSLDGREEYLYSNLIVGENTEERRGFLQPQYTNKANTDYAANYVPYIDASRPKGVYAPNRVYNESVAFWAGQPCNIAYEPQNYWQGESSRQLSRYVYDASYIKLREVSIGYNLPKKFLRKTPFKSARIAAVGRNLAIILQNTPRGLDPEATSTTSNGQGLEMGFALPSANYGFDLKVSF